TTCGACCCTGTGAGTATTTTATTCTCCTTGTGGTTATGTTCGACTGAGACACTGCAATTTCTTACAGGAGTTTGGGTCTGTGGAGCAGTCAAAAAAGGCAAAAGTCTCCTTGTTGCAGATACTGTGGTGAATGAACACAGCGCAGAATAAGCCAGGAGGAAAGTGCTGTCCAGAGTCAGGTtcagttttctgtctttctgatgaGCTTGCTTCCAGTTAAGGTGATGATTTGCATGCTGTTATATCAGCTTAATAAGAATATATGGAGTAAACTGCTTCCTTTCACAAAGGCCCAAATAACTATTTAATGGTATTTTTGGGATTTGGCTCATATTGTTGTTGATGGCAGTTTGACAATTTGAAAACTGCTGTTGCGTGTTTGGAAGAGATGTCGCGTAGGGCAGGTAGCAGCAGCCCACGGCAAGCTCTCGAAGCGCTCCCTGGGTCAGTTGCTGTCTGGTCACCTGCCAGTGGCGTGGAGGGTCCCGGGAGGCCGTAAGCACTTGATGTGGAGGGAGACTGGTGTGGTTTTGTTGCCGGGAGTTAGTTTGAGCCTCTATGCACCTTTTCAAGGCTGTTTcactgggaaattaaaaaaaaaataggttctgctgtttaaatactgtttctgtttcttctgtgtgtaGGTATCAATCATGGAGATCTTAATGACCACAACATTCTAGTAGACTCCTGTTCTGCTTCCCCGGAGCAGCCGCAGTACAGAGTGTCCGGCATCCTGGATTTCAGCGACATGAGTTACGGATATTACGTGTTTGAGGTCGCAATAGCCATGATGTACATGATGGTGGAGAGCCCAGACCCTCTGAGCGTGGGAGGGCACGTTCTGGCGGGCTTCGAAAGCGTCCTGCCGCTCACCCTGGAGGAGCGAGGTGCCCTCTTCCTCTTGGTCAGCGGGCGGTTTGCCCAGTCCCTGGTCATCGCAGCCCACACGGCCCTGCACTACCCGGAGAACAGGGACTACCTCATGATCACCGCCAAGACCGGGTGGAAACACCTGACGGCCATGTTCGAGGCGGGCCAAGAAGCTGTGGAGCAGACCTGGTTTGGGACTGCCCGAGCGTATGCGAGCCGCGCGCCGGCCGGGTCGGGCGACGGCTGCTGAGGTACCGTCGGCCGCAATAAACGCGGCGCTGCCTGCGAAGAAGCCCCTCCGCCGCGCTGTGtaccggggaggggggcgggcgggcggcctcctcctcctccccccccggccggggccgGTCTCCCCCCGCCACGGTTCCCCTCGCGGTTCGCCTCAGGGTTGCCGGCCGCTCCTCGCCACAGAGCCGCCCGCGGGCGGGCACGCGCGCAGCCCCGCCCACCGGCGGCGGTGCCCGCCCCGTGCCGGTAGCGCGCAGGCGCGGCGGCCATTTCCGACGCAGCGGTGAGAGTTGGGGCGCGGCGGTCGCGCCCGGTTCTCCCCCGCCGGCCGGGTCTCGGTCGCCCTCCGCGGCCGATCGGCGCCCCCCGGTTTGCCGTGAgtgggggcgggcggccgggcgggctggggggagcgggcggggcgcTCCgctccgcgggcgggcggcgcggcggtgAGGATGACGGtgcagcggggccgcggggcggggcggggtggcGGCGCCGGTTAACGTGCGGTGTCTTGCAGGCCGCGTCCCTCCGCCCGCAGCGCGCCCCCGGCACCATGGTGAGTggcagcggcgggggccgggcctgGGGTCACGCAGacggggagggggtggtgggttGCGTGCGGCGGGAGCGTCGCTGGTCTTGGACCGGCGCGGTGCGGCGGGAGAGAGCCATGGTGGCTAATGAGCTGTTGCTTTCTGCAGTCTCGAAGATACGACTCCAGAACGACCATATTTTCTCCAGAAGGTATTTCTTTCATCCCGCGCTTTCAAGTAAACCCTGACTGTTCCGTCCAGCTGCTCAAAGCTGAGTAACGAACTGCCTGTGCAGGGGTTGGCTGGTTGTGGCGTGTTTCCATCTGCACACGGGTTACAGAAACCCCCTTGACCTGCtcccagcagtgcccagtgccGTAAGGACACCGAGGGTACACAGTGGAAACTTCCATGTTTGTTCCAATCCAGGCAATAATGAGACCGTGTCCTGTCAGCAAGTAACACCACCTGCCACGTTTCTGACAAAACTTGAGCAAACCTTCACCCTTCGTCTTGTTTGAGTGCAGACGGATTCTGTTTCTGTGCCTCCCCTCCCACCGGGAATGCACAATATCCTGCtggtgccaccccccccccccttgttatCCTTACACGTGCTCCAACGTGTATGTACAAGCCGTGTTTTCCTGTTTCTTAGATGGGATGGACTCAAAGTCTAGCATCAAATACTTGATTATTGAAAATCCATTTTGGCTCATTCTACTGCAGCAGAGTGGTtcgtggtttttgtttttgtttttttagagagaggggtttttttctgtgttggcAATGCCCTGTATTACCTTATCATATTTGGGGATTTTCCTTCTATGACCCCTCCTTTCTTTATAACCACTTAATTTACTGTCAGCTGGTAATAGGCTGAAGAAGTAAGACCAGGCTGTACAATGAGCTGCTCTCAGATTCTTGCAGATTTAAGTCACCTTGCGTACTCGGTCTTGTTCAGTGTTATTTTTTTGATGTTGCTCATTTAAATCCTTCCCTAGGTCGCTTGTACCAGGTTGAGTATGCAATGGAGGCAATTGGACATGCAGGTACTTGCTTGGGAATTCTGGCAAACGACGGTGTTTTGCTAGCAGCAGAGAGACGCAACATTCACAAGCTTCTTGATGAAGTGTTCTTCTCGGAGAAAATATACAAACTGAATGAGTAAGTTGAAATGATGATTAGATGTCCAGTGACATTATCGGTAGCGAAATGCTTTTAGCGCTgaacttgtttttattttatttgaagtgtTAGTATTCTTTTTGCTCAGTGTTTTAGACAGGTGTGActattttgctgttgtttgcttCAGTAGTTCTCTTTCAAAGGTAGAAGTGTCCCTTTTTTTTTAGCGTCTAAGAGAATTGCCTAGGTGGAATAGCCTCTTTGTTGGTACTTCCTCATACAGAGGTGATGTTATTGCAGCACTCGGGGAAAACTGGGAATTCTCAGTTTTACAAAATACCATTTGGGGGGGCAGAATAAAGAATGCGCACAAAAACCACTCTGCTGTGTCAGCTCAGTGTCCTCTTCTACgcctttgtttccttttgtgaTTCAGACAGCAAGATCATTAGGTAAAACACACCTTAGGTTTCTTTGCCACAGCTGTAGCAGAGATGATACGTCTCTCTGTTATGACTTCTCTTTTACCTCTCAAAGTTAAATTTGTGATGTCAGAGTGCAGAGTGTTACGGATTATGCTCCCTTGCCTATGAGGGAGGTAGAGCTTCATCCTTGTCAGGAGGTGCATGTGCAGCACAAACAGTTTCCCATCCTGTCGGCCTCCGTTCTGTGTTCATCCTGAAAGCAGCCAGAGCTGTCGGAAGCACTGGATTTTCAGGGAGGCTGTGTAACAGTGCACCGGAGTAGGCGCCTAGGCCAGCCCTGCCATCtcctgaaaaaaatcttaaattcaCTTGGAAGAAATAACCCACATTATTTTTCATGAGTCCTTTCTGTGTAGCGAAAGCTTTGTAGCAGTATCAGGTTGGGCAAAAGAGATCTTAATGAAATGAAGGACATGAGGCGCTTATTTTTCTTATGCTCAAATCAAGATATCTAGGTTACCCAAAGGCCCACTCAAGGCCTCTCCTGTCAGTTTGGCTCCTTCAGCATTGGGGTGTGTGGTCAGGCGGCCTCCAGACAGGTGCTCGGATGCAGCTCATGGCTCTTGCCAAGACACTCAGGACTTAATCCCCTCTGCTCAGAACTGTGTGTATGACTGACATATTGACCCGCTTGCTTGTGCTGTCCACCTCTGCTCTTACAAAATGCTACGTAGTATTTCTCGTGTACCCTGAAGGCAGGAGCTGATGAACCTATTTTATATGGCAGCTGCGTAGTTTTGATCAGAAAAGCCCAACAGCAGGTGTCCTGCGCGAAGCGCTGTATGAGGACATGACTATTGGTTGGAAATAGATAGGAACCCATTTAATTTGTGTGCTTGCATTGCAGGGATATGGCTTGCAGTGTTGCAGGAATAACTTCTGATGCCAATGTTCTGACAAATGAACTGAGACTGATTGCGCAGAGGTAAGGCTGCGGAGAGTTACCACGGTTTTAGTTGCCCGTGCTGTCAGATTCGGTTCTGTTTATGCATTAAATCAACATGAACATGCGGTTAGTAGAGCAGAAGTAGATTGTTTGACATAAACCAGCTAGATGAAAGGGGCTCTAACTTCGGAACTTGGTTCCTGTTTAACGCGGTACAGGATACTGTCAGCAGAACAAGTTTTGCAGACTGTTTTCTCTTTTGCATTAGGTATTTGTTGCAGTATCAGGAGCCCATTCCTTGTGAACAACTGGTAACCGCACTGTGTGATATCAAGCAAGCTTATACGCAGTTTGGAGGTAATCGGGTGTGACGAACCACTATGCTTTCAAATGTCTAAAGAAAGATTCTGTGACATCACGTGAAGCAGCCGAGTCTCTGGGCAGTGCTACCAGATCCTGCTGTAACAGGTTACACCGGGGAAGACAACAGCCAGATGCAAGAGGGGAATGGGTAGTCATGGTTACCGTTTTGCTACTGAAGGTGCTACTTTTTGGTACTTGAGAAGCTGATGGCCGAGAGTCTGGCCTGTTGCATAGAACGCTCCGAGTGCTCTTGGATTTAGTGAATGCCTTCAGAAGACCAGCGGAGAATTGTTTCGTAGGTAATCTTTCAACATGTTGGGCCCATCCAGTGTAACAGCACAATGAATCACAAAGGCGATGACAAGCAGGGGTATCGATACTGCAGCCCTTTAAAAACCAGTACTTCTGTGGATCAAGCAACACCTTAGAAAGTGTTCCAAGTAGTGTTCATTAGTAGGTGAACTGATAATTCTGGTATTTTACATAATGTAGTGTGAAAGAATGACCTTTTTATGTACctagcttttgacactgttcagTTATACACTTTAACAGCTAAGCTACATACTTTAAATATTAAGTTTTGATTTAAAGTCCTGAGATTATAAATTACAATTTGTGGAGACAGAAATGAGCTGCTCTTAAGGTTAAACGAAATAAACCTCTCTtctgctcccctcagcccccctcCATGACttggaaagaaatgctggcgtGCTTATCTCAAGCAACAGAAGTGCCGAACAGTCTGTTCAGTCCTAGTTCACAGGAAcagatttaaaaaaggaaatcaaagAAAGTAATCATCAGTCATGACCAATCCTGTTACTAAATTTAGATTACTAATAGCCTTCTTTTCAACAGGAAAACGTCCTTTCGGTGTTTCATTGCTGTATATTGGCTGGGATAAGCATTACGGATTTCAGCTGTATCAAAGTGACCCTAGTGGAAATTATGGAGGGTGGAAAGCGACGTGCATTGGGAATAACAGTGCTGTAAGTTCGGGGGGTTTTTCCTCTCAAAAAGTCAAGCAAAAAAGAATACTGTGTAAATTGCACTGTAGTAATTGAACTGAGTTGTGGATTACTAGTGCAGAGCAGAAACGGGTAACTGTAGGAACACTGCTTGTACTCACGTATTGATATTTTCTGGCAAAAACCACAACTGGGTGGTTGGTTGCTTAAAGatcattttaatttctgtgacATTTCTAGGCAGCAGTGTCAATGCTAAAGCAAGACTACAAAGAAGGCGAAATGACCTTAAAGACTGCACTTGCATTAGCCATTAAGGTTCTAAACAAAACCATGGATGTCAGCAAACTCTCTGCAGAGAAAGGTAAGCAGTTCGCAAATATGGGATAACATCCtctgcttcaaaaaaaagaaaatgtagcgAGTGTATAACCGCTAGCTGTGGTTTACTGCATTTTTAGTTGTCATGTGAAAAGTGTGTTTAGAAGATGGAGCAGCTCTCGGCCTTCGCCTTTCCCAGAGGCACACAGATAGCTTCGCAGAGGAGGATCCTCTCGGCCAGCCGGGGGCTAGCCCAGGGGTCGGGGATGGTAGGCCTTGGCGCGGTGGCAGCTGCGGCTCCGTGCCTGGTGGAAGGGGCCCCGGTGAGGTgttgctgctgcagaggagggctgctgccACCAGGCTTGCCAGCCCAGCTCTTCTCTGGAGGTTGTCAGCCGCAGCCACAAATCTTGCCCTTCTGATGATTGCTCTGTCTAAAGGAGAAAATGTAACGCCGCTGTCTGTTCCATATGTTTCAGTTGAAATTGCAACCCTGACCAGAGAGAACGGAAAGACAGTAATAAGGGTTCTGAAGCAAAAGGAGGTGGAACAGTTGATAAAACAacatgaggaggaggaagcaaaagCTGAAcgtgaaaagaaggaaaaagaacaaaaagagaaggATAAATAGAATACGAAATCAAGTGTTCTGTAGATAATAAAGGACCTGCTTCAGTAAAAGAGAATCTGGATTTCTGTTTTGTAGAAGCCTACAACTATGCCATGGAGGA
Above is a window of Opisthocomus hoazin isolate bOpiHoa1 chromosome 10, bOpiHoa1.hap1, whole genome shotgun sequence DNA encoding:
- the PSMA4 gene encoding proteasome subunit alpha type-4; translation: MSRRYDSRTTIFSPEGRLYQVEYAMEAIGHAGTCLGILANDGVLLAAERRNIHKLLDEVFFSEKIYKLNEDMACSVAGITSDANVLTNELRLIAQRYLLQYQEPIPCEQLVTALCDIKQAYTQFGGKRPFGVSLLYIGWDKHYGFQLYQSDPSGNYGGWKATCIGNNSAAAVSMLKQDYKEGEMTLKTALALAIKVLNKTMDVSKLSAEKVEIATLTRENGKTVIRVLKQKEVEQLIKQHEEEEAKAEREKKEKEQKEKDK